The window TCACACATTCGTAAAAAGCTGCATCCAGATTATGCGATAATATATTCACGACATGATGACAGCTACATGCTTAAACGAATTTGCAACGATGATTGATCGCAATCAGGTTTAATGATCTGGCCCGGACAGCAATTCATCAGCAGTCATCCTTTAGTTTCAACAACGGCGCCAGATACTTACCCGTAAAGCTCCGCTCCACCTTCACCACATCCTCCGGCGTGCCCGTGGCGACGATTTCGCCGCCGCGCACGCCGCCTTCGGGGCCCATGTCGATGATCCAGTCGGCGGTCTTGATGACGTCGAGGTTGTGTTCGATCACCACCACCGAATTGCCCTGGTCCACCAGCCGGTGGAGCACTTCGAGGAGCTTGCGGACGTCTTCGAAGTGGAGGCCGGTGGTCGGCTCGTCGAGGATGTAGAGCGTCTGCCCGGTGGCGCGGCGGCTGAGTTCCTTGGCGAGCTTCACGCGCTGCGCCTCGCCCCCCGATAGCGTCGTGGCCTGCTGGCCGACCTTGACATAGCCGAGGCCGACTTCGTTGAGCATGTGCATCTTGTCGCGGATCGGCGGCACGGCCTTGAAGAACTCTTCCGCGTCCTCGATCGTCATGTCGAGCACGTCGGCGATGGAGTGGCCCTTGAACTTCACCTCCAGCGTTTCGCGGTTGTAGCGCTTGCCCTGGCATTCCTCGCAGGTGACGTAGACATCGGGCAGGAAGTGCATCTCGATCTTGATCAGGCCGTCGCCCTGGCAGGCCTCGCACCGGCCGCCCTTGACGTTGAAGCTGAAGCGCCCCGCCTTGTACCCGCGCGCCGCGCTTTCCGGCAGGCCGGCGAACCAGTCGCGGATCTGGGTGAAGGCGCCGGTATAGGTGGCCGGGTTGGAGCGCGGGGTGCGGCCGATGGGCGACTGGTCGATCTCGATCACCTTGTCGCACATTTCGAGGCCGGTGATCCGGTCATGCGCGCCGGCGATCACCCGCGCGCCGTTCAGCGCCCGCGCCGCCCCGGCATAGAGCGTATCGAGCGTGAGGCTCGACTTGCCGGAGCCCGAGACGCCGGTGACGCAGCAGAAGGTGCCGAGCGGGAATTCCGCGGTGACGCCGGTGAGGTTGTTGGCGCGGGCGTTGTGCACCGTCACCATGTGGCCGTTGCCCTTGCGGCGGGCCTTGGGCACCTCGATCCGCCGCGCCCCGGAAAGGTACTGGCCGGTAAGGCTGGCCTTGCTCTTGAGGATGTCCTTCAGCGTGCCCTGGGCGACGATCTCCCCCCCGTGCACGCCCGCGCCGGGGCCAAGATCGACGATGTGATCGGCATGGCGGATCGCATCCTCGTCGTGCTCCACCACGATCACCGTGTTGCCAAGGTCGCGCAGCCGCTTGAGCGTGGCGAGCAGCATGTCGTTATCGCGCTGGTGCAGGCCGATGCTCGGTTCGTCGAGCACGTAGAGCACGCCCGACAGCCCCGAGCCGATCTGGCTGGCGAGGCGGATGCGCTGGCTTTCCCCGCCCGAGAGCGTGCCGCTCGTCCGGTCGAGGTTGAGGTAATCGAGCCCGACGTTGTTGAGGAAGCCCAGCCGCTCGTTGATTTCCTTGAGGATGGCCTTGGCGATCTGCTGCTGCTGGGGGGTAAGCCGATCGTTCAGCGCGCCGAACCAGGCCACGGCATCGGCCACCGACAGGCGGGTGACGGAGGACACGTCGGCCCCGGCCACCTTGACGCTCAGCGCCTCGGGCTTGAGCCGCTTGCCCTCGCAGGTCTCGCAGGGCTGCGCGGTCTGGTACTTGCCCAGCTCCTCGCGCATCCAGGCGCTTTCGGTTTGCAGCATGCGGCGGTTGAGGTTGCCGATCACGCCTTCGAACGGCTTCTTCACCGTGTAGCTCTTGCGCCCGTCCATGAAGGTGAGGTTCACCGGCTGGCCCGCCGTGCCGTGCAGGATGACGATCTTCACCTCCACCGGCAGCGCTTCCCACGGCGTTTCCAGGCTGAAGCCGAACTCCGCCGCCAGGCTGGAGAGCACCTGCATGTAATAGGGGCTTGGCGGGTTGCTCTTGGCCCATGGGACGATGGCCCCCTGCTTGAGGCTGAGATGCTCGTTCGGCACCACCAGCTGCGGATCGAACAGCAGCTTTTCGCCCAGCCCGTCGCAGGCCGGGCAGGCACCCATCGGTGCGTTGAAGCTGAACAGCCGCGGCTCCAGGCTTTCGATGGTGAAGCCGGAGACCGGGCAGGCGAACTTTTCCGAAAAGACGATGCGGTTGGCGGGCAGGCCCGCGCCCTTCATGGCGCCGCCGGCATCCTCCGCCTCGCGCCCCGGCACCGGGCCATCGGCAAGGTCGACATAGGCCAGGCCATCGGCCAGCTTCAGCGCCTGTTCGAAGCTGTCGGCCAGCCGCGTCTCGATCCCTTCGCGCACGGCGATGCGATCGACCACCACTTCGATGTCATGCTTGAACTTCTTGTCGAGCGCGGGGGCATCCTCGATGCCATGCATCTCGCCGTCGATCCGCACGCGGGTGTAGCCCGCCTTCTGCCACTCGGCCAGTTCCTTGCGGTATTCGCCCTTGCGCCCGCGCACCACGGGGGCAAGCAGGTAGGCGCGCGTCCCCTCGGGCAGGGCCATGACGCGATCGACCATCTGGCTGACGGTCTGCGCCGAGATCGGCTCGCCCGTCGCCGGGCTGTAGGGCACCCCGACCCGCGCCCAGAGCAGGCGCATGTAATCGTAGATCTCGGTCACCGTGGCGACGGTGGAGCGCGGGTTGCGGCTGGTGGTCTTCTGCTCGATCGAGATGGCGGGCGAGAGGCCGTCGATATGCTCGACATCGGGCTTCTGCATCATCTCGAGGAACTGGCGGGCATAGGCCGACAGGCTCTCGACATAGCGGCGCTGCCCTTCGGCATAGATCGTGTCGAAGGCCAGGCTCGACTTGCCCGAGCCCGACAGGCCGGTAACGACGATCAGCGCATCGCGCGGCAGTTCGAGATCGATACCCTTGAGGTTATGCTCGCGCGCGCCGCGCACGACAATCTTTGACAGCGACATAGCGGCGCTCTGTTCCAGATTTGTTCGCAAAGTTCAAGCCGCTGTCGGCAGCTTGCCCACAAACGGGGTAAAAGGTGGAATCTTGCAACTTGGCAAGGCCGAGAAACTGTTGGATGAGGACGCCAGCTAGGGGGCCTCAGTGACCATTGAACAGACAAAATCGGAAGCGTTTGCATGAGCCTGCTTGCCGACCTTGCCAACGCGCGCACCGAAGAAGACGTGAAGGACGCCTATATCAAGGCGCTGGGCCTGAAGGCCTATTTCAAGGGACTGGTCGATATCCAGACCGAGGAAGTCTGGTTCGAGGCAAAGGAATCCTCCACCCCGCCGATCCTTATGTTCGCGCAGTTGCTGGTCTATGTCCGCGCCGCACGCAAGCGGGGCGAACCGATCCCCGGCTTCCTGGCCGTGATCGACCGCGAAAAGGCGGCCCTGATGCCGACCGAACA is drawn from Novosphingobium sp. TH158 and contains these coding sequences:
- the uvrA gene encoding excinuclease ABC subunit UvrA — encoded protein: MSLSKIVVRGAREHNLKGIDLELPRDALIVVTGLSGSGKSSLAFDTIYAEGQRRYVESLSAYARQFLEMMQKPDVEHIDGLSPAISIEQKTTSRNPRSTVATVTEIYDYMRLLWARVGVPYSPATGEPISAQTVSQMVDRVMALPEGTRAYLLAPVVRGRKGEYRKELAEWQKAGYTRVRIDGEMHGIEDAPALDKKFKHDIEVVVDRIAVREGIETRLADSFEQALKLADGLAYVDLADGPVPGREAEDAGGAMKGAGLPANRIVFSEKFACPVSGFTIESLEPRLFSFNAPMGACPACDGLGEKLLFDPQLVVPNEHLSLKQGAIVPWAKSNPPSPYYMQVLSSLAAEFGFSLETPWEALPVEVKIVILHGTAGQPVNLTFMDGRKSYTVKKPFEGVIGNLNRRMLQTESAWMREELGKYQTAQPCETCEGKRLKPEALSVKVAGADVSSVTRLSVADAVAWFGALNDRLTPQQQQIAKAILKEINERLGFLNNVGLDYLNLDRTSGTLSGGESQRIRLASQIGSGLSGVLYVLDEPSIGLHQRDNDMLLATLKRLRDLGNTVIVVEHDEDAIRHADHIVDLGPGAGVHGGEIVAQGTLKDILKSKASLTGQYLSGARRIEVPKARRKGNGHMVTVHNARANNLTGVTAEFPLGTFCCVTGVSGSGKSSLTLDTLYAGAARALNGARVIAGAHDRITGLEMCDKVIEIDQSPIGRTPRSNPATYTGAFTQIRDWFAGLPESAARGYKAGRFSFNVKGGRCEACQGDGLIKIEMHFLPDVYVTCEECQGKRYNRETLEVKFKGHSIADVLDMTIEDAEEFFKAVPPIRDKMHMLNEVGLGYVKVGQQATTLSGGEAQRVKLAKELSRRATGQTLYILDEPTTGLHFEDVRKLLEVLHRLVDQGNSVVVIEHNLDVIKTADWIIDMGPEGGVRGGEIVATGTPEDVVKVERSFTGKYLAPLLKLKDDC